The sequence TCAACGCGCTGACCGTATCGTCGACGAACGTGGGATAGATGTCGTCGGGGTACATCCGGAAATCGACGATCACCGTGACAAAGCCGCGCTCGGTCAGCGTCTCAGCCAGTGCGCCGTAGTCCTTGCGCGTGGTGTATTGCCAGGTGCCGCCGTGCACGAAGACCACCACCGGCGCGGGCTGGTCCGATTCGACGCGGAAGATGTCGAGCACCTGCAGCGGCGCGTTGTCCTCGACGTAGGGCACGTCCTGGTCGATCAGCGGGTACTCGGCGTAGAACTGCGAGCCGACCTGGGCCGCATCGTAGAGCACCGGGATGTCCAGGGTCGGCACGCCGCAGCCGCAAAGCAGCAGCAGCGCGGCCATGACCGAAAGCAGGCACGATTTACGAATCAATTTTTGCCATAAGCTCATAGTGCAATCCTCATTTCGAGCGGATCTTACCGGGTGTTCCTTGACGGACCGCGATTATAACCGCAGACAGGGTCACGATGCAGCCCAGGGCCGTGATTCCGGATACCGGGCGGCCCAGCCACAGCCAGCCAAGGATTGCGGCCCCGGCCGGCTCGCCCACGATCGACATCGCCACCGCGGCCGGTGCGGCGTGGCGCAGGGACCAGGTGATCAGGTTGTGGCCGATCAGCTGCGGCACCACGGCTGCCAGCACTAGGTAGAACAGCGCCTCGGACGAGGCCACGCGGATCGGTACACCTGCAACGGTTGCGCACCCCAGCAGCAGGGCCGCGCCCACGGCCGTGGCCACGCCCGAGTAAGCCAGCGGGTCCAGCTTGTCGCCCAGGCTTCGGCCAAGCAGCAAATAGCACGACATGGCCAACGCGCCGACCAGCGCCAGTCCGTCGCCCAGCAGAGCGTCGCGGCCCCCGACCAGGTCATGGCCGCCGATGATCGCCACGCCCACGCAGGCCAGGCCGATGGACAGCCACAGCCTGCCGCCGGGTTTGTCGCGGCGGGTCAGGGTGCCGACCAAAGCCAGGATCAACGGGTTGATGGTCACCAGGGTCACCGATGCTGCCACACTGGTCAGACCCAGGGAGGTGACCCAAGCGCCGAAATGCACGGCGTAGGCCAGCCCCGCAAATAGGGACGAGATCAGCGCGCGTCCGCGCAGCCCTCCGTTGACCAGAGCGCGCACGGAAAACGGCGCGAGCAGCAGCGCGGCCACGGCCAGCCGTACGCCCGCGCTGACCAGCGGGTGGGTCGGCTCGGCCTTGATAAAGAAGATCGCGGCAAAGCTGATCGCCGCCACCGCAACCAGCAGCGCCGGGGCGACCAGCGCTGGTTTGCCCTTATTCATCACTCATCGGATTTTGGTTGCGGCTGATATTGCCAACCGGCCGGATAGAGACCGGGCAGCGCCACGGGCAGGCGGCCCTGGGCCGCAGCCTTGCCGAAGATCGCCCGCACCGCGATTTGCACGGCGATGTCGCGGTTGGAGTACGTCGCCAAATAGGTCGTGGCCTCGGGAAACGCCAGCAGGTCATAGGGTGTGGCCAGGGCCACGATCAGCGTCGGCAGCTTCAAGGCCAGCAGCCTGCGGACCAGCTCGGCCTGCTGCGGATGATAATAGGCGTCGTAGGAGCCGATCAGCAGCACCTGCGGCGTTGCGGCCTGCGCGCGCTCCACGATCTGCTCGATCCGGCGCTGGTGGGGATTTAACGGGAATGTATCGCCCGTGGCCTGGCGGTCGATCGCCTGCACCTGGGCCAGCAGCGTGGTCCCCGAGAGGTTGGGCCAAGCAGCGCCGGCGTACATCTGTTGGGGTGCGCGGCCGATGCAGACCACGTGCACGCGCGCCTGGGTTTGCAGGTCCAACGGCAGCAGCTCGGCCTCGTCGCGCACCACGGTCAACGCCCGCGAGTGCAGCTGCTGGGCGAGCAGACGCTGCTCCGCGGTGTCCAGCCCGCGCTCGACCTGTTTGGGATCGCGGTACGGCTCGTCGAGCAGGCAGTACTTCATCTTCAGCCGCAGCACGCGGCGCACCGAGCGATCGATGCGCCCCTCGTCGATGCGCCCTGCGCGCACGGCCCGCGCCACCGCGGCGATCTGCTCCTCGACCTTGTGCGGCCATCGCGCGTAGCTCGCTGATGAGCGCGTTAGGTTCGGCCGGGAGTCCGCGGCGCTGTCCAGGATTATGTCCACGCCCGCGCGCAGCATCGCCAGGTCGGGAAGCTCGTTCCAGTCCGCGGCAATAATCGCGCCCATATTGATATCGTCGGTGATGATCACGCCCTCGAACCCAAGCTCCACGCGCAGCAGCTCGATCACTGTCGGATCGATGGACGCGGGCAGATTGCCCAAGCCGCGATATGTGGCGTGGGTCAGCATCACCATCTCGGCGCCGTTGGAGATCGCCGCGTCGAACGGCGGCAGATAGCGACTAAAGATCGTCTCGCGGTTCTCGCCGTTGACTACCGGGCCGAAGTGCTCGTCCCCGGGCGCGTTGGCGTGGCCCGGGAAATGTTTGACGCAGGCGATCACGCGATTGGCCTGAAGCCCGCGCACAGCCTGCGCGCCGTGCGCGGCCACGGCCCGGGTCGAGGCGCTGAAGCAGCGGGTGTACATCGAGGGCTCGGAGGGCCCGGCGTCGGGCTCGATCACCGGCGCGAAATTAACGTTGATCCCCAGGGCGTAAAGCTGTTGTCCCATC comes from Candidatus Alcyoniella australis and encodes:
- a CDS encoding glycoside hydrolase family 3 N-terminal domain-containing protein, with product MRLYAVLCVAAIALLIVAAAPCTAAPAHPCPCCAVDEARISQILEQMTLEQKVAQLYMVGVNMLPGSRHKARRLVRDLGVGGVFLPPISSVAFSPRRTASNVRKLQLWALERDNPIPLLIAVDQEGGIPQALNDITGGTDTPGNMGLGATFDAGATLQAYDLMGQQLYALGINVNFAPVIEPDAGPSEPSMYTRCFSASTRAVAAHGAQAVRGLQANRVIACVKHFPGHANAPGDEHFGPVVNGENRETIFSRYLPPFDAAISNGAEMVMLTHATYRGLGNLPASIDPTVIELLRVELGFEGVIITDDINMGAIIAADWNELPDLAMLRAGVDIILDSAADSRPNLTRSSASYARWPHKVEEQIAAVARAVRAGRIDEGRIDRSVRRVLRLKMKYCLLDEPYRDPKQVERGLDTAEQRLLAQQLHSRALTVVRDEAELLPLDLQTQARVHVVCIGRAPQQMYAGAAWPNLSGTTLLAQVQAIDRQATGDTFPLNPHQRRIEQIVERAQAATPQVLLIGSYDAYYHPQQAELVRRLLALKLPTLIVALATPYDLLAFPEATTYLATYSNRDIAVQIAVRAIFGKAAAQGRLPVALPGLYPAGWQYQPQPKSDE
- a CDS encoding DMT family transporter, which codes for MNKGKPALVAPALLVAVAAISFAAIFFIKAEPTHPLVSAGVRLAVAALLLAPFSVRALVNGGLRGRALISSLFAGLAYAVHFGAWVTSLGLTSVAASVTLVTINPLILALVGTLTRRDKPGGRLWLSIGLACVGVAIIGGHDLVGGRDALLGDGLALVGALAMSCYLLLGRSLGDKLDPLAYSGVATAVGAALLLGCATVAGVPIRVASSEALFYLVLAAVVPQLIGHNLITWSLRHAAPAAVAMSIVGEPAGAAILGWLWLGRPVSGITALGCIVTLSAVIIAVRQGTPGKIRSK